The Apus apus isolate bApuApu2 chromosome 1, bApuApu2.pri.cur, whole genome shotgun sequence nucleotide sequence AACCTTGTGTTACAAAGCTGTTCCCTAATGTTTTTGCAAGAATTGAAAGTTGAATAAGATGTTCAAAGGCAGGGCTTGAAGATTTACCAAATATGTGTGAAATTTACCAGAGAATATATGAAAGGCAAAGGTTTGGAGTCCAGCTACCTGCTGTGATAAAAACAGTCAAACTTCTAGGATTACATTTGAAAGTGTTGGTCATCTTTTATGACAGGGTCTGGTTGGTGGGTACCTGATTGGCATGAGAATTAGGAGAATATTATCCTGCTTCATTTGAAATACATCCAGCTCAGAGCAGTTACAGTATCTGTTGCACGGGTCTGTCCCATTAAAATCCTCCTCGTTCTTCAAGGAGTAGGACAGAAAAGCTGCTTATGTGCCTCACCAAGTCTGTGCCTTTCTGGTCTCTTGTTCATTGTAACTAGGCTGTAGCTTGAGGATTGTTACAGCTTTCTTAAGCAGTCACTCCAATGACACGGTGGGAATTTAATGTGACTTTTGTCCTGCTTTTAAGAAAGCTGAGTGTGAACAAAAACAGCCCCAAAAATGTTCGCAGACTTAAGGCAGTGCCCTGGTATCCACCACATTCTTTCTTATCTGAGGAAGAGTTTCAtctagaaattttaaaaataagacagtTTCAGTTTTCAAGTAATAGATTGCCTTGGCTCTTTGCTGCTAAATATGTTTTCATACTTTTGAAGTTGTGTTCTGCAACTTGACATTATTAATAAACAAGGCTAGGGAGCAATCTCTGGGTGGTCGTGTCATGGCTAGTACCTGTGCTGATTGAATCTCTAAGCTTTAGGGGCCAGAAGATGAGGAAGTTTCAAATGATTGGAGAGTGACTAGTTTATGTTtgcattttgtaaataaaaattagtgtTGGGTGTCACTCACTCAAACTGAGATCCTGAAGCTCTCATACGTTACCTTGCTGTAAGATGCACTGGACAGTATCTGTTCTGTAAATGATAAATTGTAAACAGCTTATGCAGCATTCATCCTCTGTGTCTGTTCCTGACAAGCTTATACCTTACATTGGAGGTAATCTTTGAGATGTGTTGTTTTTGAAATGCTGTTCAGATTCTTCAGTATGTGAAGTAACTGGTAAAAATCAGCTTTCATATTTAGAAGCTGAAGTATCCATAGTGGACTAGAACTTCCTGTTGCATTCCTCGGGACCTAAGCTTTGATGTTCTGGCGTATCCTCAGAAAGAAACTGTTTCCAAAGGATTGTTGCATACAGGATATGAACAACATAACCTAGTCATGagattatttttggtttttatccTAAGTCAGTGTAGTTGCCTGCAAGTAGTGTCTGTGGTACAGAGAAACCCAAGCTAGCTCTACTTTGAACATGCAAAACAGAGATCTGTCTGATAATTGTTTAATGAATTTTGAAGGTAAATTTATCtgtctgatttctttttctgtccatACATTTAGCTCAGTCTTTTTGAATAACCACACTGCAACATTAGAAATGTACAAAAATGATActtgctgtgtttcagaagttaaaagaggaggaaggaaaagaaaagccaaagcaaCTGAGCCAAAGCAACCCAAAAAGCCTGCtgctaagaaagaaaaaacaactaagTCAAAAGGCAAACAAGAAAAGATCACAGATACTTTTAAAGTCAAAAGAAAAGTGGACCGTTTTAATGGTGTATCTGAAGCTGAACTTCTGACCAAAACTTTACCTGATATTTTGACCTTTGATCTGGACATTGTAATAGTAAGTAACTCAGAAATTTAGGTAGAAAAGCCTGTGTGCTTTGGTTATGGTTTACATTCCTTCTGCTTACTTATCTGTATTGCTTATGTGACAAGATCTTGCAAGATAAAGTATGTAAGCTGTTTCCTGCGTGTAGagctgctttgcattttcttttaaaaatcatagtAAGATAGTTCTGATTTCTGAGAagtctaataataataatacagtcAGGAGAGACTGTAACTTGACACTTTGTTTCCTGGAAGCACTAAAGCAGTGGCTGTAAAATGCACTGTGAGCTGCTCTGTTAGTGTTGCATCTAAATGAGGCACTGCTGTAAAATtgtcaattttttaaaataattatggaaGGTACCATTaacactgttttgtttattgACAGTAACTTAAAGATAATTGAGTACGTGTTTTTACTATAAATTGATTAAATTCCTGACTAGCAAGCCACATTGTTATCATTAAAATGGACTGGTATCTTTTGTAGATTGGCATAAACCCTGGCTTGATGGCAGCTTACAAAGGACATCATTACCCTGGACCTGGAAACCATTTTTGTAcgtttttgttttcctttcttcttatAGAATTCACAGAACTTTGTTAGAACTTGTggcattttaattaaactgaTTTGGCTTTTGGTTTCTGCATATGTTGTTGTTATACAGAGACAGATTTTACTTTTAACCGTCCAAGAGTGATTTACATCCCATAACTATTTCTGTCAAATACTGTacataaaaaaggaataaaagaggAATAATAAGTGACTTTTGGTGCAGGTTTAGAATTGTCATATAAACACAGTTTACCAGATTGTATTACCAGATAAGTTCTTGGCCTTTTAGTGTGCAAAAAAAGGGATAGAAATTAAATCTCTGGTACTTGAGTTACCAAGGATAAGTCAATAGGCATCAATTTCTGATGTAAAGTAAAACTACACTCATTTTcccaaaaatgcatttcagcaACCCCTCTTCTTCATCTGACCTCTTCCTAATGTTTGCTAAACAAGCTTTCCAGCtgatgaaaaagcaaacaatattGCACTTTCCCAGCAGGCATATGCATCTTGTGCACCTGATTGCAATAGCAGGcttgtaaaagaaaactgaCATTTCTCATATTTGCTACATTCTTTCCCACAAAAATCCACATTGATCATGTTCACTCCCTGCTTAGGTGAATCACAAAATCTAaaactcttgcttttcttcagaatataAGTTTGGTTTCCATACACAGGACCATGGTGAGGAATTCCTGTTGTTTGCTAGGGATTTTCCATCCTCTTGCagtaaataaagtaattttggcTATTTTAAACTTCTGGATAGGGCAGTAGTCTTCCCAAATTAACTAATGGTCTGTTAACATAGGTTCTTTGTTTAGCTTTCCAGTATTCTTGAtagtggagggttttttttggttttgttttcttttccttagaaaaaCACAAATGTATATCTTCCTGCTTCACAGGGAAGTGTCTGTTCATGTCTGGTCTAAGTAATGAACAGCTGAACCATATGGATGACCACACCTTGCCACATAAATATGGAATTGGATTTACAAATATGGTTGAAAGGACAACACCTGGAAGCAAAGACCTCTCCAGGTGGGATAACAAGGAAATGTATCGTGCTCATGAATGAATCAATAGTTGTCATTATAATTTTGAATACTTTCTCTTTTAGCAAGGAGTTTCGGGAAGGAGGGCGAATCCTGATGCAGAAGTTGCAAAAGTATAAACCTCGTATAGCAGTTTTCAATGGAAAATGTGAGAATCTTGATTTTAAAGAtgtttgttctgggtttttgGGGATGTTTTTTTGTTCACTTATATGcatcttctttttattttaggtaTTTATGAAATTtttagtaaagaagtttttggAGTAAAAGTTAAGAATTTGGAATTTGGACTACAGCCACACAAGGTGCCAGACACAGAAACTGTAAGTGTTGATACTGAGAAACATGCTGATTGTCCGCAGCTGCAGGCTTGTTTTGGGAAATGTGGTTAGTAGGTTAGTGCATGCCCTGCAGACTACCTAAAGTACAAATACAATCATATGTGCTTTTAGGATAACTGTAATTTACTTGAATCTGATTCTCTGTGTCCAATTCCCTCtatgtttttgttactgaattTTGATACCAAACATGACCAGGGTGCTAGTATTGCTACAGTGAGAAGAACAGGAAGTGCATCGTTGTGCTGTTACACACTGTAGCTACAACATTACTGGGTCTGGGCATGCCCAAGCACTTCCACCAAGCTCAGTCTTACTAAGCTGATTTGAAGCTTGAATTACATTGAGCATTTAAACGGTGTGATGAAGAGTGCATTAGTCATAGACATCTAGTGCTGGAAGATATCTCAAAGAGACTTAACTATGCATCATGGCAAACCGGTTTGTTTAACCTGTTCTTATAAATAGGTTAAGGCAAATCTGTCAATGCTACTTGCCAAGGTAACTTACTCCAAAGCATCGTTACCTTGTAATCTCAAAAGATTCTTTACTTCCATCCCAGATTACTAGTGCAGCAAGTTTAAGCTGCCCTTCACTAAAGGTGAAGTATTGCCACTAGAGCCTGAAGAGCTGTTGGTGATAAAGTGCTTGCTTCTTAAGTAGCTCTTAAAGACTTCTGCAgtagatgtatttttaagagaGATAAATAATCCTCTTTACTAGTACTTGTTCATAAATACTGCATGGTAATCAAAATATTGGATACAGTTCCTTTGTCCTGAGCTGTTGTCAGAGATACAGATGCTTAAGTTGGCTTCAACCACGCTCTCTCCAGAGTTTCAAACCCTGACAACTGTGATGCAGACTCACTTGGCCCGTAGGGCAGGCTAATTAACCTGTGATGCCTCCCTCACTGGTTTGGAGTGTTTGCATGCTATCACGGACTCTGGGGATTTTCTGGCTCAGAGCTCTGCTTGCTCAAGGAGCTCTGGAGTGTGCTCCACTCTGTTACACACTTACAAATTGTACTTCTTGTAACTTATTCTGgtactgctgcttctgcaacaCATAAACAACTGGTGAAAATTGTCCTCGCTTCAGCAGCTGATAATCAGCCCCTCTCTTTAGGGCAAGACATGTAGCTGGCCAAGAAAAATCAAAGGGGCCTTTTATCCTCTTCCACAGCCACCCGTGGCACTAGCTGAAGCCTGTACAAAGGGTTAAACAATGAACTTGACTGTTTAAAGTCATTCTCAATGCACTGTACACTAGCTCATAGCTCAGAGACCagtaatgctatttttttcctctttctcaagCTCTGCTATGTTATGCCATCATCCAGCGCAAGATGTGCTCAGTTTCCTCGTGCACAAGATAAAGTTCATTATTACATAAAGCTGAAAGACTTAAGGGATCAACTGAAAGGCATTGCACCAAACACAGAGGTGCAGGAGGTGCAGTACACATTTGACTTGAAACTTGCACAAGGTATGGTGCTTATTTTCTTagtcctttttaaaatgtagtgtAATTTTGTGTACAACACAACTAGCAGCTTCCCAAGCAAAAAGAAGTATAAATTTaaggggaaggaagagatgTACCAtcttttttaaatcacatgGTGTAGAATTACACATTCTACTTTCTTTTTAGTACAGTCTTAATTACCTAGGAGGAGCAGGGGTTATCTTGTAACATGTGTGGCTGTTTTTTCAAGTGTTCGCTGATAAAAGCGCTCTTTGGTGATTTTTGTTCTGAGTATTAATACTTGTGGCCTCCTCTTTCGGCAGAGGATGCTAAGAAGATGGctgtcaaagaagaaaaatacgACCCGGGTTACGAAGCAGCGTACGGAGGAGCTTATTGTGATCGTGCGCCCTACGAAAGCGATCAGTGCAATTTCTCTTCCAATGGAACTGGTAAAGTGCAGTGCGTGGGGCGCTCAGCC carries:
- the TDG gene encoding G/T mismatch-specific thymine DNA glycosylase isoform X2; this encodes MEAAELGRYYAYLQQAQAFYTFPFHQMMTAAPNMEIMSEQPTPEGVPEPNIAQEPPKEVKRGGRKRKAKATEPKQPKKPAAKKEKTTKSKGKQEKITDTFKVKRKVDRFNGVSEAELLTKTLPDILTFDLDIVIIGINPGLMAAYKGHHYPGPGNHFWKCLFMSGLSNEQLNHMDDHTLPHKYGIGFTNMVERTTPGSKDLSSKEFREGGRILMQKLQKYKPRIAVFNGKCIYEIFSKEVFGVKVKNLEFGLQPHKVPDTETLCYVMPSSSARCAQFPRAQDKVHYYIKLKDLRDQLKGIAPNTEVQEVQYTFDLKLAQEDAKKMAVKEEKYDPGYEAAYGGAYCDRAPYESDQCNFSSNGTAASNPQYCEGSSFGDIPNGHWMTQSFADQIPEFRAGAPQEEEGSSA
- the TDG gene encoding G/T mismatch-specific thymine DNA glycosylase isoform X3 yields the protein MEAAELGRYYAYLQQAQAFYTFPFHQMMTAAPNMEIMSEQPTPEGVPEPNIAQEPPKEVKRGGRKRKAKATEPKQPKKPAAKKEKTTKSKGKQEKITDTFKVKRKVDRFNGVSEAELLTKTLPDILTFDLDIVIIGINPGLMAAYKGHHYPGPGNHFWKCLFMSGLSNEQLNHMDDHTLPHKYGIGFTNMVERTTPGSKDLSSKEFREGGRILMQKLQKYKPRIAVFNGKCIYEIFSKEVFGVKVKNLEFGLQPHKVPDTETLCYVMPSSSARCAQFPRAQDKVHYYIKLKDLRDQLKGIAPNTEVQEVQYTFDLKLAQEDAKKMAVKEEKYDPGYEAAYGGAYCDRAPYESDQCNFSSNGTASNPQYCEGSSFGDIPNGHWMTQSFADQIPEFRAGAPQEEEGSSA
- the TDG gene encoding G/T mismatch-specific thymine DNA glycosylase isoform X1, producing the protein MEAAELGRYYAYLQQAQAFYTFPFHQMMTAAPNMEIMSEQPTPEGVPEPNIAQEPPKEVKRGGRKRKAKATEPKQPKKPAAKKEKTTKSKGKQEKITDTFKVKRKVDRFNGVSEAELLTKTLPDILTFDLDIVIIGINPGLMAAYKGHHYPGPGNHFWKCLFMSGLSNEQLNHMDDHTLPHKYGIGFTNMVERTTPGSKDLSSKEFREGGRILMQKLQKYKPRIAVFNGKCIYEIFSKEVFGVKVKNLEFGLQPHKVPDTETLCYVMPSSSARCAQFPRAQDKVHYYIKLKDLRDQLKGIAPNTEVQEVQYTFDLKLAQEDAKKMAVKEEKYDPGYEAAYGGAYCDRAPYESDQCNFSSNGTGKVQCVGRSACKPFLVNKSQNGRGWKGPLGPFPSSPTLLLKQVHLEQVAQDRIQQVLNVSREGHFLMCNFLPFQTLAQRRQYL